Proteins encoded by one window of Cucurbita pepo subsp. pepo cultivar mu-cu-16 chromosome LG14, ASM280686v2, whole genome shotgun sequence:
- the LOC111810811 gene encoding protein TIC 20-v, chloroplastic encodes MGEPPKSTRFNSISLGFKLSSMATLILNLSPKTLHSSFFPSPFPSLSNPRTTATTTLTNQINFTTLRRRRRRRILTVRSSGDRDNNTADGPDRLISAICYFYPFFDGVQYGKYVITQYAPFQVLIQPLVPAIRVFKSFPFNGFLVFLTLYFVVVRNPNFSRYVRFNIMQAIVLDVLLIFPDLLERSFNPRGGLGLDLVMSLDSTVFLFLLICLIYGSSSCLLGQVPRLPIVADAADRQVM; translated from the coding sequence ATGGGGGAGCCTCCAAAATCCACACGATTCAATTCCATTTCTTTAGGCTTCAAGCTCTCATCCATGGCGACGCTTATCTTAAATCTCTCCCCCAAAACCCTccattcttccttcttccccTCGccatttccctctctctcaaACCCTAGAACTACGGCAACAACAACCCTCACTAACCAAATCAATTTCACCACTCTACGACGACGGCGACGACGACGCATCCTCACCGTCCGATCCTCCGGCGACCGCGACAACAACACCGCCGACGGCCCCGACCGCCTCATCTCTGCCATCTGCTACTTCTACCCGTTCTTCGACGGCGTCCAGTACGGCAAGTACGTTATCACTCAGTACGCTCCCTTTCAGGTTCTGATTCAGCCCTTGGTTCCTGCGATTCGAGTTTTCAAGAGCTTTCCATTCAACGGATTTCTGGTGTTTTTGACTCTATACTTCGTCGTGGttagaaaccctaatttcagTCGCTATGTTAGGTTCAATATTATGCAAGCCATTGTTCTTGATGTGCTTTTGATTTTCCCCGATCTTCTGGAGAGGAGCTTCAATCCGAGAGGGGGATTGGGGTTGGATTTGGTGATGAGCTTGGATAGCACtgtgtttctgtttcttttgatttgtttgatttatgGGTCATCTTCTTGCTTGTTGGGGCAGGTCCCTAGATTGCCCATTGTTGCTGATGCTGCTGATAGGCAAGTTATGTGA